The proteins below come from a single Panicum hallii strain FIL2 chromosome 7, PHallii_v3.1, whole genome shotgun sequence genomic window:
- the LOC112899775 gene encoding uncharacterized protein LOC112899775 isoform X2: MAAWLPIYILHVPAAKVVDPPTPSLRLLAPAAMASTGPHPTSARAAPPSPHSSSSSTNSNADLIILSSSDDDDRAAGTRKMRRAPIYQKWRFSDEVDLLTWLAAERRRCGELPSWSELFKALTKKERDAPALKRANLTAPDLKKKVDHGCRLEKKRNAVERRVPQRSRRRRRC, encoded by the exons ATGGCCGCCTGGCTGCCTATATATATTCTACACGTACCAGCAGCCAAGGTCGTCGATCCACCCACGCCTTCGCTTCGTCTGCTAGCTCCGGCGGCCATGGCGTCCACCGGGCCACATCCAACCTCTGCACGCGCCGCCCCTCCGTCCCCGcactcctcgtcgtcgtcgaccaACTCCAACGCCGACCTCATCATCCTGTCgtcgtccgacgacgacgaccgggcGGCGGGCACCCGCAAGATGAGGCGCGCGCCCATCTACCAGAAATGGCGCTTCAGCGACGAGGTCGACCTCCTCACCTGGCTCGCCGCCGAGCGCCGCAGGTGCGGGGAGCTGCCGTCTTGGTCCGAGCTCTTTAAGGCCCTCACGAAGAAGGAACGAGACGCGCCGGCGCTGAAGCGGGCGAACCTCACCGCCCCCGACCTCAAAAAGAAG GTGGATCACGGATGCAGGCTAGAAAAGAAGAGAAATGCGGTGGAGCGGCGAGTACCTCAGCGAAGCAGGCGGCGAAGGCGCTGCTGA
- the LOC112899774 gene encoding mitochondrial uncoupling protein 1-like isoform X1 produces the protein MDLDLNLPRPIVHAQHTTYSLLQSRECLCRGPRTKAQPSQANQPPADCRLDSSRPLPIPTSGAAAAGETGGMATASSFAAVFFSSAFAACFAEPKCAFSCKGRHHHCHRHLRLQPQVEERWPQSCASPGRKGWPRSGRASSLAFTASSCTAASASASKLPSLPLQVKAFFVGGTAVTDVSLLSKILAALTTGVIAIVVANPTDLVKVRLQADGKANTVKRNYSGALNAYATIIRQEGIGALWTGLGPNVARNAIINAAELASYDQFKQMFLKLPGFTDNVFTHLLAGLGAGFFAVCIGSPVDVVKSRMMGDSTYRSTLDCFAKTLKNDGPGAFYKGFIANFCRIGSWNVIMFLTLEQVRRLFL, from the exons ATGGATCTGGATCTGAATCTGCCCCGTCCAATTGTACACGCGCAGCACACTACCTACTCTCTACTCCAGTCCCGTGAGTGTTTGTGCCGCGGTCCACGAACGAAAGCCCAGCCAAGCCAAGCCAACCAACCCCCGGCGGATTGCCGACTGGATTCCTCTCGTCCCCTACCAATCCCCACCAGCggagcggccgccgccggcgagactGGGGGCATGGCGACGGCCTCCTCTTTCGCTGCTGTCTTCTTCAGCAGCGCCTTCGCCGCCTGCTTCGCTGAG CCAAAGTGTGCCTTCAGCTGCAAAGGAAGACACCATCACTGCCATCGCCACTTGCGTCTGCAGCCGCAGGTGGAGGAACGTTGGCCACAATCCTGTGCATCGCCAGGGAGGAAGGGGTGGCCGCGCTCTGGAAGGGCATCATCCCTGGCCTTCACCGCCAGTTCCTGTACGGCGGCCTCCGCATCGGCTT CGAAACTTCCCTCTCTTCCTTTGCAGGTGAAAGCTTTCTTTGTGGGGGGTACTGCTGTGACTGATGTCAGTTTACTAAGCAAGATTCTTGCTGCTCTTACCACTG GTGTCATAGCAATTGTTGTGGCAAATCCAACTGATCTTGTTAAAGTTAGATTGCAAGCTGATGGAAAGGCTAACACTGTCAAGAGGAACTATTCTGGAGCCCTTAATGCGTATGCTACAATAATCAGACAG GAAGGCATTGGAGCTTTGTGGACTGGCCTTGGTCCAAATGTTGCACGCAATGCCATAATTAATGCTGCTGAGTTGGCCAGCTATGACCAATTTAAACAG ATGTTTCTAAAACTTCCTGGGTTTACTGATAACGTTTTTACCCATCTTTTAGCTGGACTTGGTGCTGGGTTTTTTGCTGTTTGCATTGGCTCTCCAGTGGATGTG GTGAAATCAAGAATGATGGGTGATTCGACGTACAGAAGTACACTTGATTGTTTTGCCAAGACATTAAAGAATGAT GGACCTGGTGCTTTCTACAAGGGGTTCATTGCAAACTTTTGTCGAATTGGGTCATGGAATGTGATAATGTTCCTAACTCTGGAGCAG GTAAGAAGATTGTTTCTGTAA
- the LOC112899774 gene encoding mitochondrial uncoupling protein 1-like isoform X3, whose product MATASSFAAVFFSSAFAACFAEVCTIPLDTAKVCLQLQRKTPSLPSPLASAAAGGGTLATILCIAREEGVAALWKGIIPGLHRQFLYGGLRIGLYEPVKAFFVGGTAVTDVSLLSKILAALTTGVIAIVVANPTDLVKVRLQADGKANTVKRNYSGALNAYATIIRQEGIGALWTGLGPNVARNAIINAAELASYDQFKQMFLKLPGFTDNVFTHLLAGLGAGFFAVCIGSPVDVVKSRMMGDSTYRSTLDCFAKTLKNDGPGAFYKGFIANFCRIGSWNVIMFLTLEQVRRLFL is encoded by the exons ATGGCGACGGCCTCCTCTTTCGCTGCTGTCTTCTTCAGCAGCGCCTTCGCCGCCTGCTTCGCTGAG GTGTGCACCATTCCTTTGGACACAGCCAAAGTGTGCCTTCAGCTGCAAAGGAAGACACCATCACTGCCATCGCCACTTGCGTCTGCAGCCGCAGGTGGAGGAACGTTGGCCACAATCCTGTGCATCGCCAGGGAGGAAGGGGTGGCCGCGCTCTGGAAGGGCATCATCCCTGGCCTTCACCGCCAGTTCCTGTACGGCGGCCTCCGCATCGGCTTGTATGAGCCT GTGAAAGCTTTCTTTGTGGGGGGTACTGCTGTGACTGATGTCAGTTTACTAAGCAAGATTCTTGCTGCTCTTACCACTG GTGTCATAGCAATTGTTGTGGCAAATCCAACTGATCTTGTTAAAGTTAGATTGCAAGCTGATGGAAAGGCTAACACTGTCAAGAGGAACTATTCTGGAGCCCTTAATGCGTATGCTACAATAATCAGACAG GAAGGCATTGGAGCTTTGTGGACTGGCCTTGGTCCAAATGTTGCACGCAATGCCATAATTAATGCTGCTGAGTTGGCCAGCTATGACCAATTTAAACAG ATGTTTCTAAAACTTCCTGGGTTTACTGATAACGTTTTTACCCATCTTTTAGCTGGACTTGGTGCTGGGTTTTTTGCTGTTTGCATTGGCTCTCCAGTGGATGTG GTGAAATCAAGAATGATGGGTGATTCGACGTACAGAAGTACACTTGATTGTTTTGCCAAGACATTAAAGAATGAT GGACCTGGTGCTTTCTACAAGGGGTTCATTGCAAACTTTTGTCGAATTGGGTCATGGAATGTGATAATGTTCCTAACTCTGGAGCAG GTAAGAAGATTGTTTCTGTAA
- the LOC112899774 gene encoding mitochondrial uncoupling protein 1-like isoform X2 — MATASSFAAVFFSSAFAACFAEVCTIPLDTAKVCLQLQRKTPSLPSPLASAAAGGGTLATILCIAREEGVAALWKGIIPGLHRQFLYGGLRIGLYEPVKAFFVGGTAVTDVSLLSKILAALTTGVIAIVVANPTDLVKVRLQADGKANTVKRNYSGALNAYATIIRQEGIGALWTGLGPNVARNAIINAAELASYDQFKQMFLKLPGFTDNVFTHLLAGLGAGFFAVCIGSPVDVVKSRMMGDSTYRSTLDCFAKTLKNDGPGAFYKGFIANFCRIGSWNVIMFLTLEQKAADSFCICLVE, encoded by the exons ATGGCGACGGCCTCCTCTTTCGCTGCTGTCTTCTTCAGCAGCGCCTTCGCCGCCTGCTTCGCTGAG GTGTGCACCATTCCTTTGGACACAGCCAAAGTGTGCCTTCAGCTGCAAAGGAAGACACCATCACTGCCATCGCCACTTGCGTCTGCAGCCGCAGGTGGAGGAACGTTGGCCACAATCCTGTGCATCGCCAGGGAGGAAGGGGTGGCCGCGCTCTGGAAGGGCATCATCCCTGGCCTTCACCGCCAGTTCCTGTACGGCGGCCTCCGCATCGGCTTGTATGAGCCT GTGAAAGCTTTCTTTGTGGGGGGTACTGCTGTGACTGATGTCAGTTTACTAAGCAAGATTCTTGCTGCTCTTACCACTG GTGTCATAGCAATTGTTGTGGCAAATCCAACTGATCTTGTTAAAGTTAGATTGCAAGCTGATGGAAAGGCTAACACTGTCAAGAGGAACTATTCTGGAGCCCTTAATGCGTATGCTACAATAATCAGACAG GAAGGCATTGGAGCTTTGTGGACTGGCCTTGGTCCAAATGTTGCACGCAATGCCATAATTAATGCTGCTGAGTTGGCCAGCTATGACCAATTTAAACAG ATGTTTCTAAAACTTCCTGGGTTTACTGATAACGTTTTTACCCATCTTTTAGCTGGACTTGGTGCTGGGTTTTTTGCTGTTTGCATTGGCTCTCCAGTGGATGTG GTGAAATCAAGAATGATGGGTGATTCGACGTACAGAAGTACACTTGATTGTTTTGCCAAGACATTAAAGAATGAT GGACCTGGTGCTTTCTACAAGGGGTTCATTGCAAACTTTTGTCGAATTGGGTCATGGAATGTGATAATGTTCCTAACTCTGGAGCAG AAAGCCGCTGATTCTTTTTGTATTTGTCTTGTTGAATGA